The stretch of DNA CGAGTTTTTTCCAGTGTCAGCAGAGGCCAATTTATGACTACGCTCCCATTCATCCGTAGAAGCGGCTTCTGCGTGAGGAACGTGGCGAGGATGTTTCTCTCTCTTGTCACCCTTTATCTGCTTTAATGCATGCTTAAGGGCAGGTAACAAAGCTTCCATGCACTCCCCAACTGCGTTTGGATTCCCAGGCATGTTGATGATCTGAATATACAACTATGTTATTCAAGAAATTTTCACCAAATGAAATTTCACCAGGACAGTTGGAGACTCGAGATTTTCTAGATCTTTTTATCTTTATGAGGAAATGACAATGTCCAcgcaaaaatttaaattcaaatatgtGATGATGGAAGAAGAgggggaagagagagagagagagagagagagagcatacCAGTGTCGATCCCCTTATTCCAGCTGCTGAGCGTGACAGCATAGCAGATGGCGTCACCTGTTTCGAAAACAGTAATGACACTTATATGACCAGTAAGAAAAAAAGATTATGCAAATCACCACAAGTATCAGTGCACTAGAAAATTGGCAAACACAACACGAGCACAACAAAATCAACAGAACTTGGACCAAATATGATAAACATAAGATATTTGAAGTGCAGTACCATTCAAATCTCtcttttttgatattttaatgTAATGTAATTCACATTTGAACATGCACCACTTGTTGCTAGCTCAAGTGGGTGCCTAAAGTGTTCTCAACTGGGAATCAGGGCCAACTGtttgttataaaaataatatgacaAGCAAATGCAGTATACTTATATAGGTAAAGGTTCAAATGTACTACAAGATACAGCATCTAAGTATAATGGCAAATAAGGTACTAGCTTTCTAGCTTCCCATTCCCCAAAGTCCTGCTCCTCCGATACCTCCCTCTTTCTTCCACCCCCAACTGCATTCTTCAATTTGATTTCGATAATAACAATGAATCTGGTAAAAATAACAATAGAGGGAAGCTCACCTTCAAGCTCTCTTGCATCATGACATACAAGAGTCCAGGTGTTTCTTTCTCAATACACAGCTTAGTTGCTTCAGGGGTTACATCCCGAGGGGAGAAACCAGTGCCACCTTGATCAGAACAAAAACTAATGTTATAAAAGTGTGACTTCAAAAGTAATGATGAAAATCTTCTCAAAATACAAAGGGAAAAATCCTTGTGTTTAAACCGAAATgtgaatacaattttttttgttttaccaAGGGTGAGGATGAGATCAACTTTTTCAATATCACTCCATTTCTGCAGAACATCTTTGATTTTGCTCACATCATCAGGTACTGCAGCTGTCAAAACAACTCTAGCTCCTCCTAACTTTCCTGCTGATGAATTTACAACAGAAACTGCTCTAGGACCACTGCAAAGTTATAGATCTTGTTGTAAGACATTATGTACTTTTATAAAAAGGACTCCAGCACATGCAACGCGGAGAGAAACATTAACTTGTTGACTAGCACTTGGGTTATTCTTTGCCATGACAAGACAATTATCAGTTTCCTTGCTTAGGAATCAGGACACATATATTGCACATATTTCAAAATCGCCtgttgaaaatatatatgtaggAGTTTTGTTTTGGTGGCAGTGTGCCTTTTTGCTCCTAGAGCGTCTTTATTTTTGATTGTACATTATAATAATTTAGGAccctataattttttataaaattctaaataatttaccATGCCGCTTCAAAACAACTTGTTTCGTGTGTGTATAAAACAAACTTCAAAACAATCTATTTAGTTTATTCAGCACATGAATGAATTacaatcttaatttttttatatgatgaTATACAATATAGTTATTTAGAACTTACCATAAAAATTTGAGAAATTCTGTATGGCActgaaaaaacaaaagaaaatgtTGTGAAACTTGTTTTATATGAGTGATAAATTGTTTTGAAGCTTGTTTATGTTTTGGCACATTAAATTATCCAGAATTTCACAAAAAACTGACCGAGATCTTAAATAACTAACTACTATATATGCTGtcatataaacaaaataaaaaagttaatttCACCATGTGCCAAAACAAAGATACTTTTATAATAGGGGCAAAAGGCACACCCTCACAATATAAACTCCCAtatatattctgaaaatgaTCTTGaaacaaatatttaaaaaagagtAATCAACAAGTGAACATGATAATGACTTAGATTTTATTTCCTACAGGCTGGAATTCCAAGGACTggaaatggaaattttatttccttGTTTGGAACTCCATGGACTGGAAATGATGGTGTGGAATATTGGGAAATTTTCCAGAGGGTCGGCATAGCATTAAATATGTTGCAAAGCATTTAGTATTTCCCATATTGTGCTTCAAACAAGAGTAGTACCAACTTTGCTCTTCTACTTTGGCATCAATTAGTGACCTTATTGAAAAGTATTTTCAATAAGGGGTATCCAGATGCAAGCAACTTTCAGTGTCGACCTTCAAAATCCCCAACATTAGAATGGTATGATGATTTAGTAATATAACCCAACAATGCACTTGTTGGAGTATTGAGGATTATCTTTTCATGtttctttacttttttattgTTGGGAATAGTGGAAATGAGTGAGGAGACATTGATTTACATCAAAAAAACTCCATGGACTGGGAAATTTCCCAAGGGGATTGGCATAGCATTGAATATGTTGCAAAGCATTAAGTACTTTCCATGCTTGAGCTTTAAAACAGGAGCAATACCACTTTGCGATTCTTTGGCATCAACTAGTGACCTTATTGAAAAGTATACTCAAAAAGGGGTATCCAGATGCAAGCAATTTTCAATGCCAAACTTCAAAATCCCCAGCATTAGATTGATATGATAATTTAAGAATATAATCCAACAATGCAGATGTTGAAGTATTAAGGGTTATCCTTTCATGTTTCCCTTTTCATTGGGAACACTGTAACTGAGTGAGGATACATTAATTTATATCAAAGAATTTAGCCCTTCCTATGTTTTCCACTGACGAGCAACATtaaatttttctctattttctttagCATCAATACTGTAAtctatttgtgtatatataacaAGGATTGTATCTGCATGCAATTAAGTTTTGAAACTGCTACCCAAATCCCTGTCCCTGACTCCAGAACAATCAGATGCTAAACCACTTAAAAGGTATGGCTAGCCATTAGGATGGTCTCCGGGTGGCTAAAGTAAACATCCTTATAGAAGAGCATTCACCCATTCAATCTCAAACTTTGAGAAGGAGGAACATCAACTCTACTATCAATTTGGCATCCAGAAAGTGACCCTATTGAAGACAATAATTCAAAGAGCTGTACCTAGATGCATTGGTCTCAGAACCAAGTTTCCTATTggattttcaagaaaacaaatatAGATGatagattaatattacacagaGCCAAGCCAACATCACTTTAAAATAGCAAATTCGTATGCAATATAGAGTTTCATACCTTCTATCTGGTCCAGCCCCCGATGCAACAGTATCACTAACTGTAAGAATAGCTAATCTGAATTCAGAATCATTTGTACTTATTTCTTTTTTGGCATTTGCTTGCAATGTAGAAGTTGGATTGGATGTGGGAGGATTTTTGCCAATAGCAACTCTGCTTAAATCGGAAAATATGATGGCTGACACAGAAGAACCAGCAGGCATCACACTTCCTGTTGCTGGTAAATCCAGTAAAGCATTAGCAGATTTCATACTCAAAAGCCGGCTGCTCGTCTGATGACCAGTACTCTCAGCAACAAAACTTAAATCgccaaaaagaaaatgaaacatAATAAGAAAAAGATTAACCATTTATTAAACGTGCCAAAGGAGGGGGAAGAAAAACCAAGTATTGTGGAAGTCCAAAAAAATAACAGAACAGAAAAGGTGGAACTGAACCCAGAATATTTACGAGTATAATTCAAGATGACAATTTCCTTGCACAACTTACCCAGCCTTGCCTGATCCATCATCAACCTCCCACCTAACAATAGCACGATGAAATTCTGGACGGACTGGGTCTGTACTTAAATGCTGACAAAGACGGGCCTGCACTCTATAAATAAGAAATAAGGACTTTAGGGAAATGATCTAGTTCAGAGTTTTTGATTTAGCAAATGACTTTGTTTATCTTGTTTATAAACATGATTAATTGAATAATTCAACATGCTGTGTCAATTTTAAAATGTAGATTCAAAAttggataatatatatatgtaaagacAGACAGACAGAGAGCTTCCAGCAACCTTAAAAGATGAGGATTTGCCCATCCAGAAAGGCGGCGGATGGCAGGTACCACAAAGAGATGGAAACAGACTAGACTGCTCACTGGATTTCCCGGCAAACCAAATGCAAGAATCTTTTTCTCTGGCCTATCTGCTGCAGGTTTAGCAATGATC from Cannabis sativa cultivar Pink pepper isolate KNU-18-1 chromosome 2, ASM2916894v1, whole genome shotgun sequence encodes:
- the LOC115719472 gene encoding molybdopterin biosynthesis protein CNX1 translates to MEADDVTGRGAKTSIVSVDEALQMVLGVAQRLPPVIVPLYDALGKVLAEDVRAPDPLPPYPASIKDGYAVVASDGPGEYPVVAEARAGNDGLGVTLTSGTVAYVTTGGPIPDGADAVVQVEDTEQIEESSHESKRVRILVQTRKGTDIRPVGCDIEKDAVVLKHGERLGASEIGLLATVGVMMVKVYRPPTVAVLSTGDELVDPSTKCLSRGQIRDSNRAMILTAAKEQQCKLLDLNIVKDDEGELERVVDGAVSAGIDILLTSGGVSMGDKDFVKPLLKKRGTVYFSKVNMKPGKPLTFAEIIAKPAADRPEKKILAFGLPGNPVSSLVCFHLFVVPAIRRLSGWANPHLLRVQARLCQHLSTDPVRPEFHRAIVRWEVDDGSGKAGFVAESTGHQTSSRLLSMKSANALLDLPATGSVMPAGSSVSAIIFSDLSRVAIGKNPPTSNPTSTLQANAKKEISTNDSEFRLAILTVSDTVASGAGPDRSGPRAVSVVNSSAGKLGGARVVLTAAVPDDVSKIKDVLQKWSDIEKVDLILTLGGTGFSPRDVTPEATKLCIEKETPGLLYVMMQESLKVTPSAMLSRSAAGIRGSTLIINMPGNPNAVGECMEALLPALKHALKQIKGDKREKHPRHVPHAEAASTDEWERSHKLASADTGKNSCSCG